GGAGAGAGGCGATTGGGAAACACATTCGTGACTTTCATATATTGAGAAGCATTGAATTCTTCAATGAGTTGCCTTGAATACGAAGAGTGATCCTCATCCACAACCACTACCGGTGTTTCGCTCAACTGATTTTGGGAGAACATAAGCCCGAAAAATACAGCGGCAATTAGAGGGGCAGCAAAAATAATAACGATCCACTTACTCCCGCGTATGTGCTTCCATTCATCAGCCAGTGATTTCATCAAGCTGCACCTCCGCAGTCATCCCCGGAAGCAAATCTGTACTGGTTGGAATAGAAATCCGGATCAGAAACATACTTAGATCTGCTTGGCCCTTTTCCCGCGTCATGCGCAGATTGGCGAATTGAGGAGAGGGGGATATCGACGTAACCACACCTTCCTTTACAAGAAGATTCTCCAGATATGGAAAACGAACGTTCACCTTTTGATCTGCTTGAATCTGGTTAATCTGCGATTCCGGAATATAAAGATCAACATAAAATCCTTCAGTGTTAGGTTCAGTATTCAATATTCCCTGCTTTTTACTTTCAGCCTGACTCACGGCGTCTGTACCTTTCGCGATCAACAAACCGCCTGCCAAAATAATGATCAAAGTTATGACGATATATAATCTCCATTTAGACTTCAAGATGATCTCTCCCTAATCTTATTACTCTCTATTATGATAAGAGTGGGTTAACACACAATTTTCCAAGCGTAATCAAACGACATCCGGTTTCCTTTGTTCCATTCTCTGATGGGCTTGTTCTGCGGCCTCCATGATGATTTCGCCTAGCGTTGGATGCGGATGAATGGTCATGGTTATATCTTCTACCGTTGCTCCCATCTCAATCGCAAGGGACAACTCGGAGATTAGCGTAGAAGCTTCAGCCCCGACAATCTGTGCACCTAATACAAGGCCAGAAGCAGCGTGAGCGACAATTTTGACAAATCCTTCGGTTTCCTTCAGAGCCAGTGCACGGCCATTAATAGAGAATACAGATTTGCCAACGACAACAGGAATTGATTTTTGCTTACACGCCGTTTCGCTAAGACCAACGCTCGCAATCTCCGGGTGAGAAAACACAACGAGCGGAATAGCTTTGTAATCGATGACAGAGGGTTTGCCCGCGATAGCTTCTGCTGCAATTTTTGCTTCATAAGAAGCTTTATGAGCCAAAGCAGGGCCTTGAACAATATCTCCAATGGCATAGATATGCGGGATGGATGTTCTACACTGTATGTCAATCTCGATCAAGCCTTGTGGAGTAGGGGACAGACCTATATGTTCAAGACCCAAAGTTCCATCTGTGTTCGGTTTCCTGCCCACCGTAATTAATGCATAGTCAGCTTGAACAACATGGTGTTCATTCTGACGCATATAGTGGAGATCGATGTGACTCGTATATTGGTCTGCCCCTGTAACCTTAGCTTCGGTTAAGATGGTTATCCCGTCCTTTTTCAGTTGACGAACGACAGGTGCAACAAGCTCTGCTTCGAATCCGGGCAAAATCTGTTCACCCCCCTCGAGCATCGTAACGTTGGTTCCAAATCTCGCAAACATCTGACCCAGTTCCACGCCAATATAACCGCCGCCAACCACAACGAGACGCTCCGGAATGTCGGGCAGCGATAGCGCCTCAGTGGAAGAGAGAATCCGTCCGCCGTAAGGAAGAGAGCTTATTTCAATCGGACGGGAACCGGTTGCCAGGATGAGATGCTTAAAGCCTATTCGACGCACATTCTGTTCAGCGTGATATATTTCAGCGGTATTCGCATCAATCAAGCTTGCTTCTCCTTCGATAACAGTCACACCCGCCGTTTTAAGCAAAAACCGAACCCCTCCAGACTGCTTATCCACCACAGCTTGCTTAAACACCTGAGCCTCCTGAAAAGAAGAAGCTCCGTCAACAGCCCCCCATTGTCTGCGTAAATGAAGACGCTCCGCTTCAGCAATAAGCGCTTTGGAAGGAATACAGCCTACATGCGTACAGACACCTCCGATCTGTTGGCGCTCTACAATGGCTGTTTTCATGCCTAGTTGTGACGAACGTAAAGCAGCCACATAACCGCCAGGCCCTGATCCAATGACCAGCGTATCTACGACTTCTAATGAATTCATGATTGGTACCTCCAAATTTAAAATATGATGATCGTAATATATTATAGTCATCATATTTAAAAGGAGTCAATACTCCATTTGTAGTCGCTCTCCCGTTGCTGAAGGTGCTGATAGTATGAATTGACATTAAATAATATGATAACTATAATATTTTAAAAAACATTAAATACTGACCTTTACAAGGGGGAGGAAGCAGGATGCCTTATCCGAAAGGGCACAAACTCAAAGTTCGGAACCATATTATTACCAGCGCGGCCAAAGCATTTCGAACCCACGGCGTGCGGAATATTAGTCTTCCACATATTATGAAAGGTGCTGGACTAACACATGGGGGATTTTACTCCCATTTTGAAAATAAAGATCAGCTTGTGATGGAGACCTGTCATTTCGCCATTAGTGACACCATTGAAATGCTGCAGAGAATTGCAGACAAAAACAAAGAGGAAGATCAGACGTCGATTGAAGCCGTCATTGATTTTTATTTAAGCTCCCTGCATCGAGATCAGACAGAAGTCGGTTGTATCTTACCAGCTTTATCGGGTGAGATATCCCAATTATCGGAGGATATTCGACAAGCTTACACGCAGGAGTTGCAACGTTTTATCGCGTTTATTACAACTATGGCTGGGATGAATACCGCTGATGGTTATGCGTTGGTAAGCAGTATGGTAGGTACCGTTGCATTAGCACGGGCAGTTAGTGATGCGAAGTTCAGTGATGACTTGTTACAGGCAGGTCGTGTGCAGGCCAAACAAATGGTAAAGGTCGGTTCCAGGTAACAACGACATTGATGAAACAGAGGAATGGGGGATTGATCGGATGATCATTAGAGAAGCCCGTATTGCAGACTATCCACAATTGAGACATATTTATTTGGATTCCCGGCGGGAGAGCTTTCACTGGGCCAATGCCAATGAGATGAGACTAGACGATTTTGACCGGGATACATCGGAAGAACAGATTCTTTTGGCAGAGGAAAACGATCAAGTACTTGGATTTGCGTCACTATATGTACCTGACCGCTTTATTCATAATTTGTTTGTGCACCCGAGTGCTGCTGGCAAAGGGGTGGGAAAGCAGTTACTCCAGCAATCCGTGGCCGAATTGGGAACGCCAGTCACATTAAAATGTGTCTCTGATAATTATAAAGCACTCACATTTTATAAAAAGCAAGGCTGGAAGGCTGTCGTAGAAGAAGGTGAGCCTGGATCAAGATATTGGGTTCTTCAATATAAGGAATGAGGGAAAAGAAGACATGAATATCAGAAAAATAAACGAAAATGGAGTATCTATTGCTTACGTTACGAGTGATGAAAAATTAATTACCGATGTTCAATCCGCTATCGACCTTATGGCTACGGTTCGATATGAGGCCGAATGTCACCGTATTATAGTTAACAAATCTGCTGTTAGTGAAGTGTTTTTTGATCTGAAAACACGCCTGGCAGGTGAAGTGTTGCAAAAGTTCATTAATTACCAGACCAAAATTGCGATCATTGGTGATTTTTCCGGTTATACCAGCAAAAGCCTTCGAGATTTTATCTATGAAAGCAACAAGGGGAACGATATATTCTTCGTAACAGAGGAAGAACTGGCTATTGAAAAGCTAAGCAAGAAACAGTGATCCAAGTTAACTAAAGAGAGACTGGAGAGACTGGAGAGATTGAGATGGATATTGTGTCATACCGGGAACAAGATCAGGAACGACTGGTTCAGTGGAAATTTCATAAATGATAAGAATAATTCCGTTGAAGTCGCTAAATTAGCGACTTTTTTTGTTGGTGTGACTTCGTATGATTTGAATCCTTCACTTGGTCCTATGCTAAATATAAATATTTACCTCTTGCATAAAGAACACATGTTCGGTTTATAATATATACAAACATACGTTCTTAAATGTACAGGAGTGATTTCAGTGTGGACTAAGCAGCGAACCATCATGCTCATTGATATGCAGAGCTTTTATGCTTCAGTCGAAAAGGCAAAAATGCCCCAATACAAAAATAGACCTCTCGCCGTTGCAGGCGATCCAGCAAGACGTTCTGGCATTATTCTTGCCGCTTGTCCATTAGCTAAAGCTAAGGGGGTATCTACCGCAGAACCACTCTGGCAGTCTCTTCAGAAGTGCCCTGAACTGATCATTGTCAGACCTCACATGCAAGAATACATCGAAGTATCCACCCAAATCATGTCCATTATTGAGGAATTCACCGATCTGGTTGAGCCATACAGTATAGACGAATTATTCGCTGATTTTACAGGGTCTATGCATCTATTTGGTAATGATCCAATCGATTTGGCCAAACAAATTCAAGACAAAATCTATAATGAAACAGGGGTCTACGCCAGAGCAGGCATTGGTGAAAACAAAATTATCAGTAAATTGTGCTGCGATATGATTGCTAAAAAAGCGGAGGGTGGCATTTTTCACTTAAAGAAAGAAGAGTTGCATCTTCACATTGGAGATAAGCCTATCCGCGATATGTGGGGAATTGGCTCAAGAATGGAAAAACATCTGTGGAAGATGGGCATCCGAACCATTAAAGACCTGGCGAATACGCCTCTTTCTAAATTAAGAAGCAAGTGGGGTGTTAATGGAGAAGTCATCTGGAGAGTCGCCAATGGACTCGACAATTCGCCGGTAACCGTCAACACACACAATACACAAAAGGATATCGGAAACGGAATGACCCTGCCTAGAGATTTCACAGAAGCATGGGAGATCGAAGTGGTTATTCTCGATATCTGTACAGAAGTGTGCAGAAGAGCCCGTAAAAAGGGGCTGATGGGTAGTGTCATATCTGTGAGTGTATCGGGAGCAGATTTTGATCACCCCACTGGTTTTCACAGGCAGGTTAAACTGTCTGATCCTACAAACATAACCGTTGATGTGTGCAAGATAGCCAAACGCATATTCCATCAACATTGGGATGGGCAACCTGTGCGCCGTGTAGGCGTATCCCTGTCTCAATTATCCAACGCGGATACATATCAACTATCTTTCTTTGATGATCAAGAGCAAAAACGAGCCATTGATCAGGTGATGGACAACATTAAGGATCGATATGGCGACATTGCCATTCTTCGAGCGAGCTCCATAACAGCTGCGGGTCAAGCGATCGATAGAGCATCTAAAATTGGGGGGCATTACAAATGAGCAAAAAACTGGAGGCCAATGGATTATGGGAATCGAGCCGCATGATGCTTCCACAACATAAAGAACGAATTATACAGCATCGTACTCAAATTCATGTTCAAGCGAAACCACTGATTCATGAAGATGAGTGGGAAATTATTGCTCAACATATAGATATGTCCCTCAACTATACATTGCAAGCCACCTTTGAAGTGTTTAATGAGTCAGGCAATCGGTATATACACGGGATCGTCACTTCAGTCAGTGCCTTTGGAAAAAAAATAAAAATTGAAATGGATAATGGATTTGAATGGGTCGATTTTGATCAATTGGTCACTGTAAAGTTTGAAGAAGGAGGAGGTGTGTACGGTGAGACAAACTTCTGAGGAACTTGCACTTGTGAAGAGGCTTGTAGAGATGCCGTATCTTTTAGGTGCTCTGGAGGTAGATAAACATAAAATATACGCTTCAAACTTTAAGATGAAATCGGTGTATATTGATTACCTGGACGGTACCCAAAAGAAAATTGCTTTAGAGATGTACAAATCAAAACAAAGTTTAAAGGAACATCATATAAAAATCATTGAAGAGGAGAGATCCGAGCTGAGTTTAACAGTAAATTATTCGGTAAGAGGTTACCTTCACAAAATGACATTATTGTGGAGCAAAGTGAAAGTGGATGTGACCTTGATGCTTACTGAACATATGAGCGTTGATATTACTGATATGCCAAGATAAACATAGGGTTAGAGCAGAATACGGTATATAACGGCATAGGGTGGATATAATACAGCTATAACCATTGTTTTCTTCTCCCGATTTGGGTAAACCGACCTTTGAAATTGAAGGGTCGGTATTTTTTGTCTCAAATTTTTAAATTGGCATATTACACCATATAAAATGAGATAAATCACAAGGTAGATACATATAGATAGACACATTTATCCATATTATCGCGACTAAAACAAGAATGTATACTTCGTAGGAGTGGTATCAACATATCTGGATTAGCACGGCATGGTTCCGTTATCTTGACAGCCAGGAGTATTACAATACAACGTTGAATAAGAGTAATATGTTGGTGACTCTTGAGATTGTTTTCTGTGAAAGATATGAACGCTAAACGTTATGACTTACCGTTGAACAACGGAGGATTTTAATTTGTGGAGGGGAGGAAAGATATGGACTACAATTCACGGAAGGAAGCGGTGTTTGAGACGAAACGGTTCCGTAACTGTACCATAGCGGCAGGTCGTCGTCATACCGTTGCTCTTAAATCTGACGGAACAGTAATAGCCGTGGGTGATAATAAATACGGTCAATGTGATGTAAGCGATTGGTCCCGTATCGTAGCCGTTGGTGCTGGTAACGTTCATATGGCTACGAACACCGGTAATGCTCATACCGTCGGTCTGAAATCTGATGGTACTGTAATAGCTACAGGTTGGAATAAGCATGATCAATGCAATGTAAGCGAATGGCGCGATATAATAACTGTTTCGGCAGGTTGGTGCCGGACTGTTGGGGTTAAATCAGATGGCACCGTGGTTGCGGTGGGGCGAAATAATGAAGGGGAATGCAACGTGAGCAGCTGGCATGATATTGTATCGGTCACGACGGGTGACTGGCATACACTCGGTCTAAAAATAGACGGAACGGTTACAGCAGTTGGTAACAATAAATATAACCAATGTAGCGTAAACGACTGGGAAGACATATTGGCTGTTTCGGCCGGATATCTTCATACTGTTGGGCTTAGATCGGATGGCACGGTAGTGGCTACGGGTAGAAATAATGAAGGGGAATGCGACGTAAGCGGTTGGCGCGATATTGTCGCAGTTACAGCAGGGAGTTATCATACCGTTGGTCTTAAGTCTGACGGTACGATGGTTGCTGTGGGTTCCAATAAACATCAACAATGCGATGTAAGGGGCTGGCACGACATTAGAGCTGTTTCGGCGGGCTGTGCCCATACAATTGGACTGAAATCTGATGGTACGTTAGTGACTGTAGGTGATAATGATTATGGACAATGTGATGTAAGCGGATGGAGTCACATCCAACAATAATCAAATATTATCATGACAGAACTTATGTAGCGAGCTAAGAGCACAATTTACTTTCTGAAGGCAAGAACTTAATTCCATTGTTGAAAAGAATGGGAACATAGTAATCATATCGACTAGAATATTTGATCTGTTCCATTAAGCGAACGGGCAGGTTAGTTCAATAAGAATTGCGATATTTGGCACCTAACCTGTATTTATCTTGACAGTAATTGGGTCTAACTCGTAATATTTGAACTGGAGATGTAGGAAAGGGGACTCGCTGGACAATGTGGACTTCCTTGTAATGATGATCTAAACTGGATCGCTCGACTTGGTGTTTTGGTTATTACCACACGCCTCGTTTGTGATGCCGATCTGCAATCATTCAAGGGACGCGAGGAACCGTTTGATCAAACCCGGGCGCGGATACTTGATGTATCCGTTTTTGTTATACCTAGGATAATTCCATCTCCAATGAAAAATGGATTTCTCCCTCCCTTATTAAACGGAGGAAATAAAATGACCAAACTACATGGAAAAACCGCTATCGTGACAGGTACAAGCCGCCTTGGAGGGATCGGAACTGCCGTCTGCCGCGCGTTGGCACACGAAGGCGCTAATGTGTTCTATACTCATCTGTACGATTACGATAAGATAGAGAATCCGGGAGATGCCGACAAGAACTGGCCGGATCTCTTCGCTGAAGAACTTCGCTCCTATGGCATTAAGGCAGCACATATGGAGGTCGATCTTACCGATCCCACTTCTCCAGCGCGAGTGCTTGATGCGTGCCGTTCGGCTGTCGGGCTGCCGACCATTCTCGTCAACAACGCTACGTACAGCGTATCAGCTGATTTCCGTCAATTGACTGCATCACTGATCGATGCGCACTGCGCCATGAACATTCGAGGTACGTTCATGCTATCGGCCGAATTTGCGCGTATGCTGGAGGTTGAACTGGCCGGCCGTCAGGCCCTTAACGGCGGCCGGATCATCAACCTTACGTCCGGTCAGGGTAAGGGGCCGATGCCTGGCAATCTCGCTTATGCAGCAACGAAAGGCGCCGTCTCCACCTTTACCGAATGTCTGTCTGCTGAACTAGCTCCTTTTCACATTACTGTGAATGCGGTTGATCCCGGTCCTACCGATACGGGTTGGATGTCAGAAGAAGTGAAAAAAGCCTTGCTACCGGGATTTCCGATGGGCAGGATCGGTCTTCCTGAAGATGTATCCCGTCTGATTGCTTTTCTGGCAAGCGACGATTCCCAATGGATCACCGGACAAATCATCCATTCTAGAGGTGGGTTTTAATTAGGAAAACAGTTCATTAAACTCACGGGAAACAATAGTTTAACGAAAATAAGAAGGCAGCCGATTAAAGTAATCGGCTGCCTTTGTTAAATTTCACTTTAAGCGGAATGACTCAACCGAGCTATTTACTAGCTTTTTAGGGAGAGCAAAAGGGGGATATTAACCTACGTTGTCGTGCACTCCCATTTGCCGAATAGATACACATACGTTTAGTTCAGATCTTTTTATCAGTGACCATATATCCGTCCCCAGTCTTATTCTAACTAGCCTAAAGTCTCGATTGAGTGCTAGGCTCAGGTTTGTTTCGCGAATTCTCCCACACTGTTATACTCCTAATCGGAATACATAATAAGGAGTGGAATGAATTGAGTACATCTATGATAAAAGACAGAAAAAAGAACTCCGAAGACGGAAGCACGATTCAATCATCAAGGAAAGGATTATTCGTTTTTTTCGCTATGCTGATTCCATTAACGGTTATCAGCTATGTTTTGGCGTTAAATGTATCACCCATGTTTGGTCTGCTGCTCATGTGGGCACCTGGCCTATCCTCCATATTTGCTCGTATAGTACTGCATGAAGGTTTTTCGGATATTTCACTGCGAATCGGAGGAAAGCGAACCTTAAAGACCATCCCATTTGTGTTGTTATTACCGGTTGTCATTGGTTTGTGTGCTTACGGATTCGCCTGGGTTACGGGGTTGGTGGACTATGTGAAGTCAGGCGATGTCTTCATTGTCAGCCTTGTCCTATCGGTTATCTACCAAATGTTCGTAGGTACGGCCATCGGTGTAATCAGCAGTGCGGGAGAAGAGTTGGGATGGAGGGGATACATGCTCACCAGACTCATCAAAGCGAGAGTGCCTAAACCCATTCTAACAAGCGGTTTAATCTGGGGAACATGGCATATTCCTGCCATTCTGCTAGGGAACTATTATTCGGGACCGTCACTCGCCTTGTCCATTGTACTGTTCCTTATTACCATCAGTTCTTTTAACTTCATAATTAGTCACCTTCGATTGAGTACAGGCAGCATTTGGCCCGCAATTCTGCTTCACGCTTCTTGGAATGCCATTATTCAAGATTCATTTGACCATTTAACAAAAGGAGGTAATGACTTCCTATGGACGGGTGAGTCGGGTATATTGGTAGCTTGTGTGATGCCGATTGCTGTCTGGATCTTTTCCAGAAAATCCGACTATATGCAGCGCATATGATTCTCTTCAGGAACGGAATTCTTGGATCAAGAAGATATTTTTCAAGTCAGCTATAACGATGGAAGGATTATTATTGATTTTGACTGGTATAGAAAGGAGTTTGCTGTGGTTATAATTAAAGATTATGATATGTAAGAACACTGGCCCGAATCGTTAATCATTCTAAGATTATCGGTTCGGGCCTTTTTGATGAAAGTCGCTGATGTCGCAGCATCTCTGATCAGGATTTTCCAATATACAACAGGTTTACGTCTCCGCCTGTTAACGTCTTCGGAACGCTCCACCGCGTGCCAGAGCATAGAAAATTAAGAGAGCAATGATCGACCCGACGATCGCGGGTATGATATGAAATCCACCCACTACCGGCCCCCTCGGTCCCAACAGTTCATACCCTAACCATGATCCAACAAAACCAGCAATGATATTTCCGAGTACGCCTCCCGGCACATCCCGTCCAATCAGATTTCCGCTTAACCAGCCAATTAGCCCACCGACAATGATTATCCAGATTAAATACACGAATTGGTCTCCCTTCCATTGATTTATTACAAGTTATGTTTCGTTAGGGGGAATGTTGCGGATCATCAGAGAATCAACCATGAAATCATTTCCATTTTAATCCAAG
The window above is part of the Paenibacillus sp. 1781tsa1 genome. Proteins encoded here:
- a CDS encoding HlyD family efflux transporter periplasmic adaptor subunit, whose protein sequence is MKSKWRLYIVITLIIILAGGLLIAKGTDAVSQAESKKQGILNTEPNTEGFYVDLYIPESQINQIQADQKVNVRFPYLENLLVKEGVVTSISPSPQFANLRMTREKGQADLSMFLIRISIPTSTDLLPGMTAEVQLDEITG
- the lpdA gene encoding dihydrolipoyl dehydrogenase encodes the protein MNSLEVVDTLVIGSGPGGYVAALRSSQLGMKTAIVERQQIGGVCTHVGCIPSKALIAEAERLHLRRQWGAVDGASSFQEAQVFKQAVVDKQSGGVRFLLKTAGVTVIEGEASLIDANTAEIYHAEQNVRRIGFKHLILATGSRPIEISSLPYGGRILSSTEALSLPDIPERLVVVGGGYIGVELGQMFARFGTNVTMLEGGEQILPGFEAELVAPVVRQLKKDGITILTEAKVTGADQYTSHIDLHYMRQNEHHVVQADYALITVGRKPNTDGTLGLEHIGLSPTPQGLIEIDIQCRTSIPHIYAIGDIVQGPALAHKASYEAKIAAEAIAGKPSVIDYKAIPLVVFSHPEIASVGLSETACKQKSIPVVVGKSVFSINGRALALKETEGFVKIVAHAASGLVLGAQIVGAEASTLISELSLAIEMGATVEDITMTIHPHPTLGEIIMEAAEQAHQRMEQRKPDVV
- a CDS encoding TetR/AcrR family transcriptional regulator, which codes for MPYPKGHKLKVRNHIITSAAKAFRTHGVRNISLPHIMKGAGLTHGGFYSHFENKDQLVMETCHFAISDTIEMLQRIADKNKEEDQTSIEAVIDFYLSSLHRDQTEVGCILPALSGEISQLSEDIRQAYTQELQRFIAFITTMAGMNTADGYALVSSMVGTVALARAVSDAKFSDDLLQAGRVQAKQMVKVGSR
- a CDS encoding GNAT family N-acetyltransferase — encoded protein: MIIREARIADYPQLRHIYLDSRRESFHWANANEMRLDDFDRDTSEEQILLAEENDQVLGFASLYVPDRFIHNLFVHPSAAGKGVGKQLLQQSVAELGTPVTLKCVSDNYKALTFYKKQGWKAVVEEGEPGSRYWVLQYKE
- a CDS encoding DUF4180 domain-containing protein, translated to MNIRKINENGVSIAYVTSDEKLITDVQSAIDLMATVRYEAECHRIIVNKSAVSEVFFDLKTRLAGEVLQKFINYQTKIAIIGDFSGYTSKSLRDFIYESNKGNDIFFVTEEELAIEKLSKKQ
- a CDS encoding DNA polymerase IV → MLIDMQSFYASVEKAKMPQYKNRPLAVAGDPARRSGIILAACPLAKAKGVSTAEPLWQSLQKCPELIIVRPHMQEYIEVSTQIMSIIEEFTDLVEPYSIDELFADFTGSMHLFGNDPIDLAKQIQDKIYNETGVYARAGIGENKIISKLCCDMIAKKAEGGIFHLKKEELHLHIGDKPIRDMWGIGSRMEKHLWKMGIRTIKDLANTPLSKLRSKWGVNGEVIWRVANGLDNSPVTVNTHNTQKDIGNGMTLPRDFTEAWEIEVVILDICTEVCRRARKKGLMGSVISVSVSGADFDHPTGFHRQVKLSDPTNITVDVCKIAKRIFHQHWDGQPVRRVGVSLSQLSNADTYQLSFFDDQEQKRAIDQVMDNIKDRYGDIAILRASSITAAGQAIDRASKIGGHYK
- a CDS encoding YolD-like family protein; its protein translation is MSKKLEANGLWESSRMMLPQHKERIIQHRTQIHVQAKPLIHEDEWEIIAQHIDMSLNYTLQATFEVFNESGNRYIHGIVTSVSAFGKKIKIEMDNGFEWVDFDQLVTVKFEEGGGVYGETNF
- a CDS encoding chromosome condensation regulator, which translates into the protein MDYNSRKEAVFETKRFRNCTIAAGRRHTVALKSDGTVIAVGDNKYGQCDVSDWSRIVAVGAGNVHMATNTGNAHTVGLKSDGTVIATGWNKHDQCNVSEWRDIITVSAGWCRTVGVKSDGTVVAVGRNNEGECNVSSWHDIVSVTTGDWHTLGLKIDGTVTAVGNNKYNQCSVNDWEDILAVSAGYLHTVGLRSDGTVVATGRNNEGECDVSGWRDIVAVTAGSYHTVGLKSDGTMVAVGSNKHQQCDVRGWHDIRAVSAGCAHTIGLKSDGTLVTVGDNDYGQCDVSGWSHIQQ
- a CDS encoding SDR family oxidoreductase → MTKLHGKTAIVTGTSRLGGIGTAVCRALAHEGANVFYTHLYDYDKIENPGDADKNWPDLFAEELRSYGIKAAHMEVDLTDPTSPARVLDACRSAVGLPTILVNNATYSVSADFRQLTASLIDAHCAMNIRGTFMLSAEFARMLEVELAGRQALNGGRIINLTSGQGKGPMPGNLAYAATKGAVSTFTECLSAELAPFHITVNAVDPGPTDTGWMSEEVKKALLPGFPMGRIGLPEDVSRLIAFLASDDSQWITGQIIHSRGGF
- a CDS encoding type II CAAX endopeptidase family protein, translated to MSTSMIKDRKKNSEDGSTIQSSRKGLFVFFAMLIPLTVISYVLALNVSPMFGLLLMWAPGLSSIFARIVLHEGFSDISLRIGGKRTLKTIPFVLLLPVVIGLCAYGFAWVTGLVDYVKSGDVFIVSLVLSVIYQMFVGTAIGVISSAGEELGWRGYMLTRLIKARVPKPILTSGLIWGTWHIPAILLGNYYSGPSLALSIVLFLITISSFNFIISHLRLSTGSIWPAILLHASWNAIIQDSFDHLTKGGNDFLWTGESGILVACVMPIAVWIFSRKSDYMQRI
- a CDS encoding GlsB/YeaQ/YmgE family stress response membrane protein, whose translation is MYLIWIIIVGGLIGWLSGNLIGRDVPGGVLGNIIAGFVGSWLGYELLGPRGPVVGGFHIIPAIVGSIIALLIFYALARGGAFRRR